A genomic segment from Spinacia oleracea cultivar Varoflay chromosome 3, BTI_SOV_V1, whole genome shotgun sequence encodes:
- the LOC130469904 gene encoding uncharacterized protein — protein MNGAQPAQRRLDMEPKPWVSLFKGSSLPSKGFALNFIAPIVCDGKPIAVLDKHEIQKMNDLWGNAVVMYVVGEKPSIGSILRFIAKEWHQVGKPQIFLHDEGYFVIRFQSKKDKESVLVAGPHMFFGKPMIVKPWTASFNFQEEILRVVPVWIRLPNLPLSCWGGDSLSKIGSLLGDPLYADECTSKQQRISFARILIEVDVTGDLPKSVQIQDPMGNIVKQVVEFEWLPPYCQKCKIVGHDCTQTRVNTTRFRPADVQRKKVVKVWKPKAVQPNVEPQTTDELTANDAIQEDDGENGELSVYDKPFTPIAPVLDEGWRVVSRRRRDIRTPAQTVGLAEVHLNGEELAAGSDGVEFPIDPP, from the coding sequence ATGAATGGTGCGCAGCCAGCTCAAAGGCGATTGGATATGGAACCAAAACCATGGGTGAGTCTATTTAAAGGTAGTTCACTCCCTTCTAAAGGTTTTGCGTTGAATTTTATTGCTCCCATAGTCTGTGATGGTAAACCCATAGCTGTACTTGATAAGCATGAGATACAAAAAATGAATGATCTATGGGGAAATGCAGTTGTCATGTATGTAGTTGGGGAAAAACCTTCGATTGGGTCTATTTTGAGATTCATTGCAAAAGAATGGCACCAAGTGGGTAAACCTCAGATTTTCCTCCATGATGAGGGCTATTTTGTAATCAGATTCCAGTCAAAGAAGGATAAGGAATCAGTTCTGGTGGCTGGTCCTCATATGTTCTTTGGCAAACCTATGATTGTTAAACCTTGGACAGCAAGTTTTAATTTCCAGGAGGAAATATTGAGGGTAGTACCAGTGTGGATTAGGTTGCCTAACTTACCATTGAGCTGTTGGGGGGGTGATTCATTGAGCAAAATAGGGAGTTTGCTTGGAGATCCTCTATATGCTGATGAATGTACTTCTAAACAGCAAAGAATTTCATTTGCTCGAATTCTTATTGAGGTGGATGTAACTGGTGACTTGCCTAAATCTGTGCAGATTCAGGACCCTATGGGTAACATTGTTAAACAGGTGGTTGAGTTTGAATGGCTACCACCTTATTGCCAGAAGTGTAAGATTGTGGGGCATGACTGTACTCAGACAAGAGTCAATACCACAAGATTTAGGCCAGCTGATGTTCAGAGAAAGAAGGTTGTGAAGGTGTGGAAACCTAAAGCAGTGCAACCAAATGTTGAACCACAAACTACTGATGAGTTGACTGCTAATGATGCTATACAAGAGGATGATGGGGAGAATGGAGAGTTATCTGTTTATGATAAGCCTTTTACTCCAATTGCTCCAGTGCTTGATGAAGGGTGGAGAGTTGTTTCAAGGAGAAGAAGAGATATTAGAACTCCAGCTCAGACTGTGGGGCTTGCTGAAGTCCATTTGAATGGGGAGGAATTGGCTGCTGGTAGTGATGGAGTGGAATTCCCAATTGATCCACCATGA